From Lolium perenne isolate Kyuss_39 chromosome 5, Kyuss_2.0, whole genome shotgun sequence, a single genomic window includes:
- the LOC127300290 gene encoding kinesin-like protein KIN-4A isoform X2, with product MTMEHGEDCSVKVAVHARPLIGDEKLQGCKDCVAVVPGKPQVQIGSHSFTFDHVYGSSGTPSTAMFDECVAPLVEGLFQGYNATVLAYGQTGSGKTYTMGTSCKEGSHVGIIPRAMAALFDKIEKLKNQVEFQLRVSFIEILKEEVRDLLDPATVAAGKVENGNGHVGKLSVPGKPPVQIREGSNGVITLTGSTEVHVTTQKEMTTCLEQGSLSRATGSTNMNNQSSRSHAIFTITLEQMRKSDPIMASDGMPIEEMNDDYLCAKLHLVDLAGSERAKRTGSDGLRFKEGVHINRGLLALGNVISALGDEKKRKEGAHVPYRDSKLTRLLQDSLGGNSKTVMIACISPADINAEETLNTLKYANRARNIHNKPIVNRNPIADEMKRMRQQLEYLQAELVLARGGVGSDDVQGLRERISWLEHTNEDLCRELYGLRNHVHSDPCEPELHKTGSGYIKGEGLKRSLQSTEPFDVLMTDTVRGNPKDIDEEVAKEWEHTMLQDSLGKELNELNKQLEKKESEMKGYGHDTVALKQHFGKKLMELEEEKSAVQKERDRLLAEVESLNADGQTHKVRDAQLQKLKAFEAQILELKKKQESQVQLLKEKQKSDEAAKKLQEEIHFIKSQKVQLQHKIKQEAEQFRQWKASREKELLQLRKEGRRNEYERHKLQALTQRQKLVLQRKTEEAAMATKRLKEILEARKSSGRDNSAGMNGTSPGSHMSEKSLQKWLDQELEVMVHVHEVRNEYEKQSQLRAALGEELAILKKEDVMSGAASPPRGKNGNSRANTLSPNARQSRIAALESMVTISSNTLVAMASQLSEAEERERSFSGRGRWNQLRSMGEAKSLLQYIFSVAADARSVVREKEIEIKEMKEQMTELVGILRHSESRRRELEKQSKQKEQTTPMATTPPGSGNGSAKHSADDSNTPLSPVAVPAQKQLKYSAGIVNSPSKGAPAFNKQQLKMVPIAQLPVGKKVSISGQSGKLWRWKRSHHQWLLQFKWKWQKPWKLSEMIRHSDETMTRARPRPQLLITHKPQKVM from the exons ATGACAATGGAGCACGGCGAGGATTGCAGCGTCAAGGTGGCGGTCCATGCCCGGCCGCTCATCGGCGACGAGAAGCTCCAGGGATGTAAGGACTGCGTCGCCGTCGTGCCAGGCAAGCCGCAG GTCCAGATCGGCAGCCACTCCTTCACCTTCGACCATGTCTACGGCAGCTCCGGCACGCCGTCGACGGCCATGTTCGACGAGTGCGTGGCGCCGCTGGTGGAGGGGCTCTTCCAGGGCTACAACGCCACCGTGCTCGCATACGGCCAG ACTGGCTCAGGGAAGACATACACCATGGGGACATCGTGCAAGGAGGGGTCGCATGTCGGGATCATCCCGCGAGCCATGGCTGCGCTCTTCGACAAGATTGAGAAGCTAAAGAATCAAGTAGAGTTCCAGCTACGAGTTTCATTCATCGAG ATCTTGAAAGAAGAGGTCAGGGATTTGCTTGATCCTGCAACTGTTGCTGCTGGCAAAGTTGAGAACGGCAATGGACACGTCGGCAAACTGTCTGTGCCAGGCAAACCTCCAGTGCAGATCCGAGAGGGATCAAATGGGGTGATAACGCTAACGGGGTCGACCGAAGTGCATGTCACCACCCAAAAGGAAATGACTACATGCCTTGAACAAGGTTCTCTGAGCCGTGCCACTGGGAGTACCAACATGAACAACCAATCAAG TCGTTCCCATGCCATCTTCACAATCACATTGGAGCAGATGCGCAAATCAGATCCcatcatggcatcagatggaatgcCTATAGAAGAGATGAATGATGATTATCTCTGTGCCAAACTCCATTTAGTGGATCTTGCGGGGTCAGAACGGGCCAAGAGAACTGGTTCTGATGGCCTTCGGTTCAAGGAAG GTGTTCATATCAATAGAGGACTTCTTGCCCTTGGCAACGTCATAAGTGCTCTTGGAGATGAGAAAAAGAGGAAAGAAGGCGCACATGTCCCTTACCGGGACAGCAAACTCACTCGCCTTCTCCAG GATTCACTTGGTGGAAACAGCAAGACTGTAATGATAG CTTGTATTAGTCCAGCAGATATTAATGCTGAAGAAACACTGAACACACTGAAATATGCTAACCGGGCACGTAATATTCACAATAAGCCAATT GTCAACAGGAATCCGATTGCTGATGAGATGAAAAGAATGCGCCAGCAGCTTGAGTACTTGCAAGCAGAGCTAGTTTTAGCTCGTGGAGGAGTTGGATCAGATGATGTTCAG GGTCTCAGGGAAAGGATCTCATGGCTTGAACACACGAATGAAGACCTTTGCAGGGAACTATATGGCCTTCGCAATCATGTTCACTCCGATCCATGTGAACCTGAGCTGCAC AAAACTGGAAGTGGCTATATCAAAGGTGAAGGACTCAAACGAAGCTTGCAGAGTACGGAACCATTTGATGTCCTTATGACTGACACAGTAAGAG GCAACCCTAAAGATATTGATGAAGAAGTAGCCAAAGAATGGGAACACACGATGCTGCAGGATAGCTTGGGCAAAGAGTTAAATGAATTAAATAAACAACTGGAGAAAAAGGAG TCTGAGATGAAAGGGTATGGACATGATACTGTGGCACTTAAGCAACACTTCGGAAAGAAACTTATGGAGCTCGAAGAAGAGAAAAGTGCTGTACAG AAAGAGAGGGACAGATTGTTGGCTGAAGTTGAAAGTCTAAATGCAGATGGACAGACACATAAGGTGCGAGATGCCCAACTGCAGAAACTTAAAGCATTTGAAGCACAG ATTCTAGAACTCAAGAAAAAGCAGGAGAGCCAAGTTCAACTTCTGAAAGAAAAGCAGAAGAGTGACGAAGCTGCTAAGAAACTTCAAGAAGAAATCCATTTTATAAAGTCTCAGAAG GTTCAACTACAGCACAAAATCAAACAAGAAGCAGAACAGTTCCGGCAATGGAAGGCTTCGCGTGAGAAGGAACTTCTACAG TTGCGGAAGGAGGGGCGGAGAAATGAATATGAACGTCACAAACTTCAAGCACTTACCCAAAGACAAAAATTG GTTCTCCAAAGGAAGACTGAAGAAGCCGCCATGGCTACCAAAAGGCTGAAAGAGATACTTGAAGCTCGAAAATCTTCAGGGCGTGATAATTCAG CTGGCATGAATGGTACTTCTCCTGGCTCTCAT ATGAGTGAGAAATCGTTGCAAAAATGGCTAGATCAGGAGTTAGAAGTCATGGTTCATGTCCACGAAGTCCGAAATGAATATGAAAAGCAGTCTCAATT GCGTGCGGCCCTTGGTGAGGAGCTTGCCATTTTGAAGAAAGAAGATGTCATGTCTGGTGCAGCTAGTCCGCCAAGAGGGAAGAACGGAAACTCTAG GGCAAATACCTTGTCACCAAATGCACGACAATCTAGGATAGCAGCACTTGAGAGCATGGTCACAATCTCTTCAAATACTCTTGTTGCAATGGCATCTCAACTCTCAGAAGCTGAAGAAAGAGAGCGTTCATTCTCCGGGCGTGGTCGTTGGAATCAGTTGCGGTCAATGGGAGAGGcaaagagtttgctacagtacatCTTTAGTGTTGCTGCAGATGCAAG ATCTGTAGTAAGGGAAAAAGAAATTGAGATCAAGGAAATGAAGGAACAAATGACGGAGCTCGTTGGCATTCTTCGACATAGCGAATCACGTAGGAGGGAACTTGAGAAGCAGAGCAAACAGAAAGAGCAGACAACCCCCATGGCTACTACACCTCCG GGAAGCGGAAATGGGTCTGCGAAGCACTCTGCCGATGACTCCAACACACCATTATCCCCGGTTGCAGTTCCTGCGCAGAAGCAGCTGAAGTACTCAGCTGGAATTGTAAATAGCCCCAGCAAAGGGGCACCGGCATTCAACAAACAGCAACTTAAG ATGGTTCCAATTGCACAGTTACCTGTCGGCAAGAAGGTTTCAATATCAGGGCAATCAGGAAAGCTTTGGCGATGGAAAAGGAGCCACCACCAGTGGCTACTGCAGTTCAAGTGGAAGTGGCAGAAGCCCTGGAAACTGTCTGAAATGATCCGCCACAGCGATGAAACGATGACGAGGGCTAGACCCAGACCCCAGCTTCTTATCACGCATAAACCTCAGAAAGTGATGTGA
- the LOC127300290 gene encoding kinesin-like protein KIN-4A isoform X1: MTMEHGEDCSVKVAVHARPLIGDEKLQGCKDCVAVVPGKPQVQIGSHSFTFDHVYGSSGTPSTAMFDECVAPLVEGLFQGYNATVLAYGQTGSGKTYTMGTSCKEGSHVGIIPRAMAALFDKIEKLKNQVEFQLRVSFIEILKEEVRDLLDPATVAAGKVENGNGHVGKLSVPGKPPVQIREGSNGVITLTGSTEVHVTTQKEMTTCLEQGSLSRATGSTNMNNQSSRSHAIFTITLEQMRKSDPIMASDGMPIEEMNDDYLCAKLHLVDLAGSERAKRTGSDGLRFKEGVHINRGLLALGNVISALGDEKKRKEGAHVPYRDSKLTRLLQDSLGGNSKTVMIACISPADINAEETLNTLKYANRARNIHNKPIVNRNPIADEMKRMRQQLEYLQAELVLARGGVGSDDVQGLRERISWLEHTNEDLCRELYGLRNHVHSDPCEPELHKTGSGYIKGEGLKRSLQSTEPFDVLMTDTVREGNPKDIDEEVAKEWEHTMLQDSLGKELNELNKQLEKKESEMKGYGHDTVALKQHFGKKLMELEEEKSAVQKERDRLLAEVESLNADGQTHKVRDAQLQKLKAFEAQILELKKKQESQVQLLKEKQKSDEAAKKLQEEIHFIKSQKVQLQHKIKQEAEQFRQWKASREKELLQLRKEGRRNEYERHKLQALTQRQKLVLQRKTEEAAMATKRLKEILEARKSSGRDNSAGMNGTSPGSHMSEKSLQKWLDQELEVMVHVHEVRNEYEKQSQLRAALGEELAILKKEDVMSGAASPPRGKNGNSRANTLSPNARQSRIAALESMVTISSNTLVAMASQLSEAEERERSFSGRGRWNQLRSMGEAKSLLQYIFSVAADARSVVREKEIEIKEMKEQMTELVGILRHSESRRRELEKQSKQKEQTTPMATTPPGSGNGSAKHSADDSNTPLSPVAVPAQKQLKYSAGIVNSPSKGAPAFNKQQLKMVPIAQLPVGKKVSISGQSGKLWRWKRSHHQWLLQFKWKWQKPWKLSEMIRHSDETMTRARPRPQLLITHKPQKVM; the protein is encoded by the exons ATGACAATGGAGCACGGCGAGGATTGCAGCGTCAAGGTGGCGGTCCATGCCCGGCCGCTCATCGGCGACGAGAAGCTCCAGGGATGTAAGGACTGCGTCGCCGTCGTGCCAGGCAAGCCGCAG GTCCAGATCGGCAGCCACTCCTTCACCTTCGACCATGTCTACGGCAGCTCCGGCACGCCGTCGACGGCCATGTTCGACGAGTGCGTGGCGCCGCTGGTGGAGGGGCTCTTCCAGGGCTACAACGCCACCGTGCTCGCATACGGCCAG ACTGGCTCAGGGAAGACATACACCATGGGGACATCGTGCAAGGAGGGGTCGCATGTCGGGATCATCCCGCGAGCCATGGCTGCGCTCTTCGACAAGATTGAGAAGCTAAAGAATCAAGTAGAGTTCCAGCTACGAGTTTCATTCATCGAG ATCTTGAAAGAAGAGGTCAGGGATTTGCTTGATCCTGCAACTGTTGCTGCTGGCAAAGTTGAGAACGGCAATGGACACGTCGGCAAACTGTCTGTGCCAGGCAAACCTCCAGTGCAGATCCGAGAGGGATCAAATGGGGTGATAACGCTAACGGGGTCGACCGAAGTGCATGTCACCACCCAAAAGGAAATGACTACATGCCTTGAACAAGGTTCTCTGAGCCGTGCCACTGGGAGTACCAACATGAACAACCAATCAAG TCGTTCCCATGCCATCTTCACAATCACATTGGAGCAGATGCGCAAATCAGATCCcatcatggcatcagatggaatgcCTATAGAAGAGATGAATGATGATTATCTCTGTGCCAAACTCCATTTAGTGGATCTTGCGGGGTCAGAACGGGCCAAGAGAACTGGTTCTGATGGCCTTCGGTTCAAGGAAG GTGTTCATATCAATAGAGGACTTCTTGCCCTTGGCAACGTCATAAGTGCTCTTGGAGATGAGAAAAAGAGGAAAGAAGGCGCACATGTCCCTTACCGGGACAGCAAACTCACTCGCCTTCTCCAG GATTCACTTGGTGGAAACAGCAAGACTGTAATGATAG CTTGTATTAGTCCAGCAGATATTAATGCTGAAGAAACACTGAACACACTGAAATATGCTAACCGGGCACGTAATATTCACAATAAGCCAATT GTCAACAGGAATCCGATTGCTGATGAGATGAAAAGAATGCGCCAGCAGCTTGAGTACTTGCAAGCAGAGCTAGTTTTAGCTCGTGGAGGAGTTGGATCAGATGATGTTCAG GGTCTCAGGGAAAGGATCTCATGGCTTGAACACACGAATGAAGACCTTTGCAGGGAACTATATGGCCTTCGCAATCATGTTCACTCCGATCCATGTGAACCTGAGCTGCAC AAAACTGGAAGTGGCTATATCAAAGGTGAAGGACTCAAACGAAGCTTGCAGAGTACGGAACCATTTGATGTCCTTATGACTGACACAGTAAGAG AAGGCAACCCTAAAGATATTGATGAAGAAGTAGCCAAAGAATGGGAACACACGATGCTGCAGGATAGCTTGGGCAAAGAGTTAAATGAATTAAATAAACAACTGGAGAAAAAGGAG TCTGAGATGAAAGGGTATGGACATGATACTGTGGCACTTAAGCAACACTTCGGAAAGAAACTTATGGAGCTCGAAGAAGAGAAAAGTGCTGTACAG AAAGAGAGGGACAGATTGTTGGCTGAAGTTGAAAGTCTAAATGCAGATGGACAGACACATAAGGTGCGAGATGCCCAACTGCAGAAACTTAAAGCATTTGAAGCACAG ATTCTAGAACTCAAGAAAAAGCAGGAGAGCCAAGTTCAACTTCTGAAAGAAAAGCAGAAGAGTGACGAAGCTGCTAAGAAACTTCAAGAAGAAATCCATTTTATAAAGTCTCAGAAG GTTCAACTACAGCACAAAATCAAACAAGAAGCAGAACAGTTCCGGCAATGGAAGGCTTCGCGTGAGAAGGAACTTCTACAG TTGCGGAAGGAGGGGCGGAGAAATGAATATGAACGTCACAAACTTCAAGCACTTACCCAAAGACAAAAATTG GTTCTCCAAAGGAAGACTGAAGAAGCCGCCATGGCTACCAAAAGGCTGAAAGAGATACTTGAAGCTCGAAAATCTTCAGGGCGTGATAATTCAG CTGGCATGAATGGTACTTCTCCTGGCTCTCAT ATGAGTGAGAAATCGTTGCAAAAATGGCTAGATCAGGAGTTAGAAGTCATGGTTCATGTCCACGAAGTCCGAAATGAATATGAAAAGCAGTCTCAATT GCGTGCGGCCCTTGGTGAGGAGCTTGCCATTTTGAAGAAAGAAGATGTCATGTCTGGTGCAGCTAGTCCGCCAAGAGGGAAGAACGGAAACTCTAG GGCAAATACCTTGTCACCAAATGCACGACAATCTAGGATAGCAGCACTTGAGAGCATGGTCACAATCTCTTCAAATACTCTTGTTGCAATGGCATCTCAACTCTCAGAAGCTGAAGAAAGAGAGCGTTCATTCTCCGGGCGTGGTCGTTGGAATCAGTTGCGGTCAATGGGAGAGGcaaagagtttgctacagtacatCTTTAGTGTTGCTGCAGATGCAAG ATCTGTAGTAAGGGAAAAAGAAATTGAGATCAAGGAAATGAAGGAACAAATGACGGAGCTCGTTGGCATTCTTCGACATAGCGAATCACGTAGGAGGGAACTTGAGAAGCAGAGCAAACAGAAAGAGCAGACAACCCCCATGGCTACTACACCTCCG GGAAGCGGAAATGGGTCTGCGAAGCACTCTGCCGATGACTCCAACACACCATTATCCCCGGTTGCAGTTCCTGCGCAGAAGCAGCTGAAGTACTCAGCTGGAATTGTAAATAGCCCCAGCAAAGGGGCACCGGCATTCAACAAACAGCAACTTAAG ATGGTTCCAATTGCACAGTTACCTGTCGGCAAGAAGGTTTCAATATCAGGGCAATCAGGAAAGCTTTGGCGATGGAAAAGGAGCCACCACCAGTGGCTACTGCAGTTCAAGTGGAAGTGGCAGAAGCCCTGGAAACTGTCTGAAATGATCCGCCACAGCGATGAAACGATGACGAGGGCTAGACCCAGACCCCAGCTTCTTATCACGCATAAACCTCAGAAAGTGATGTGA